TTTTCAAAGCAGTACATTAACCCCTTCTTTAAACCCCTTGCCTATGCTACCATATTAGTATTTATTCCCAGCTCCTTACACTCAGTATACACCAGATCTCCATGACAATTTCTTACACAAAACCCATACGAACTAGGTCCAGGATTGCCTCTTGAAGCCCCATCGGAATTGCACTTATACCATCCATCATCAGGAAGATTCCAATACACAATCTTGCTGACAAGTATTAGTTTATACCCTTCTAGGAAATCAATCAGTTCGTTCCATAGAAATGGTACATTTTTAAGCCATGGATATCTCACCTTTGTTAAGTAATATAGGTTACAATTAACCTCATGTATTACCCTTCTAAAACTTACATTTCCTCCATGCTTTATAGTGTTTCTTCTTTTCACAATTGCCATATAATCATTGCTGGTACAGCCTGGAGGATAGGCTTAAACTTCCCTGCACATTCTACCTTCCACCAAGTCCTGATTACCTGTTTCATTTATGTTAAATTCATATGAATTCCAACAACATTCTTAAACACCTGCCAAACATCAGTAGCAAACTGTCCAGTTAAGAATAGGTGCTGAATAGTTTCCTGTTGAGGAATAGAGCAGCAGTAACATTTTGAAGCTATTGGAATCTTAATCTTCATTAGGACATCATCAGTAGGAATTCTACCCTTCCATACTCTCCATAGCATAAAATAAATCTTAAAAGGTACTCCTTTTATCCATAACTGTTTAAAATCATAATTCTCATGGTCTCTGTGTCTCAAAATATTCCAAGCACTATTAACTGTGAACCTACCTGTACTTGTGAGCATCCACCATGGTCTATCCCAGTTACCTTGTAGATGGTCTATATATATATCTCTGACTTAATGTGTTCTGTAATATCTGCTGGAAAAGATTGGTGCAACAATTGATCTTTCCATGCTCCCCCTTCAATTAAGTCAGCTACATCTACCAACTCTTCATTAATTGGATAATTAGTGGGAACCACATAGTTTAAATCTCCCAATTTTGTCCAATTCTCATACCACACATTTGAAGTTCCCCCTTTGATTTCCCACCAAATTTCATGCTCAACTGCATCCCTTGCCTCCAACATCTTCTTCCAAACTTGAGTACCTCCTTTCCATTGTACCAGAGTTGGAATAATTTTTTTGCAATACTTATTCCACATATAGTTTGCCCACATAGTTGAAGAAGTTCTGAATCTCCACCACAATTTAGCAATTAAAGCATTAGAAACATCAAAAAGTGATTTGAAGCTCAAACACCCTTCCATAGTTGGCAAACACAAATTAATCCAAGCCATCCAATGTCTGCTTCTCCTTTCTTCCTTATTACTCCAGAAAAATTTTGCAAAAATTTTATGGAGTTCATTAATCACACATTAAGGTGGTGCCAAAACTGATAGAAAATGGATTGGCATGCTTTGAAGCACACTTCTGATTAAGACAGCCTTTCCTCCAAAAGATAAAAGCTTCCGTTTCCATGAATGCAATCTTCCTTTCACCTTCTTGATGAGATCTGAGTAATAGACCTTCTTCTTTCTAGCATGAAAAATAGAGCACCCTAAGTATATGAAAGGAAATCGTCCTTTAGAGAAACCAGTAATCTCCCCTACCCTCTGCACTAACTTTGTGCCCACCTTTGAGAACATATAAAAAGAAATTTTATCATTATTAATGACTTGCCCAGAAACCTGTTCATACTTCCTTAAGATTTGCATGATGCACCTCAACGAATATGTATCAGCAGAAGTAAAAATAATAGTGTCATCAGCACAAGCAAGATGATTCATAGGATAAGACCATTTTGGAATTCCATATCCAATAAATCTACTATCACTAAATAAAGAGTTCAAAGCCCTTGAAAGTACTTCAGCTGATAATAAGAATAAGGTTGGTGATAATCGGTCTCCTTGCTTCACCCCTCTTGAAGATTGAAAAAAAACCTGTAGGTTGCCCGTTTAATAAAACAGAATACCAGTTATTAGCAATCAGCCCCCTTATCAGATTAATGAAGTGttctgcaaatcccatcttccttAGCACATGCATTAGATATTTCCAAGATACTCTATCATAAGCCTTGGCCATATCTTGTTTAATCACCACATTGGCTGGTTTCCCCCTTAATCTAATATCTGAAACAATCTCTTGAGTGAGGAGAATGTTTTCAAATATACTTCTACCTTTAACAAAACCAGACTGATTAGATGAGATCAGAGTTGGAATGATGCTTTCCATTCTATCATGAATAACTCTTGAGATCAACCTTATTAATGAAGTTGGACAGGCTGATAGGCCTCAAGTCAGAAAAGGTCTGTACTGGTTGTCTCTTAGGAATCAGCATAAGATTGGTATGTGTGATTGATTTAGGAAGCTCAGCTCCATCAAAAAAAGATAGTACAATAGCATGTACATCATTACCAATTATCTCCCAGCATTGTTGATAAAAGCTATCTGTAAAACCATCTGGACCACTAGCACTTTCTCCACCCAAAGCAAAAACTGACCTCTTTACCTCTTCTTTGTCTGGGTAGGAACATAAAGACACATTTTGCTCATGATTTAACATTGTGGGAATATGATTGAGAAGATCAAATCCCACATTATCACCCTCTTGAGTAAACTGATTTTTGTAGAAATGGACAGCTTCCTCTGATATGTGCTTCTTAGACTCTAACCATACTCCATTACTGTCTTGTATTCTCTTTAACTGTAATTTTTTCCTCTTTCCATTGACATGATTATGAAAAAAAGAAGTATTTCTGTCCCCTTCAGTGTACCAAGTAAAGCCTGCTTTTTGTCTTCAATATTGTTCTTCAATGCTCAAATATTTCTTCAATTCTGCTTGAGCTTTTTGAAGAATAATCCTATTGATTATACTTGGATCTTCTTCAAACAATTGTTCTTTCACCCTCACCACTTCTTCCCTGATTAGGACTTGTTTAAAAATATCCCCATAAGTATCCCTGCTCCATGCTGATAATGCCTTATTGAGATTCTTCAGTTTCTGTTTGAAAGCCAAATATGGAGTTGCTACAAACTCTGTCTGCCAGTTCAATCTCACCACCTCTTTAAATGACTCATGTTGAGTCCAAAATTTCAAGAATCTAAATGGTTTCACAAAGTTGATGATTTCTTCCCCACATACCATCAAGAGAGGTGCATGATCAAACCCTGTTCTTGCAAGATGTTCAACCTCTATCCGTGGAAAAAATTCTTGGAAAGTAGTATTTACCAAGATTCTGTCCAATCTTTTAAAGATACAATCCTCTGTAgctcttccattccaccaagtgtaTGGACTTCCTTTGTAACCCATATCAAACAACTCATAAGAATTAAGACAGAAAGCAAAGTCTTCACATTCATTCAGAGTAACAGGTAATCCACCCAATTTTTCCTCTTCTGACAAtatgacattaaaatcacccccAACTAACCAAGGATTATTGAGTGAACTAGCTATGTGATACATATTGTCCCATAGTACTTGCCTTTCTTCTTCATCACATTTGGCATACACAAAAGTAGTAATGATTTCAGTATTTAATTCCTGATGATGCACCTTTAAAGTTACCTGCTGATCAGTATCCATAATGATATCACACTGTATTGCATTAGCGAGAAATACCCAAATCTTTCCATTTGTATTGGCCAAGGCTGTCTCCATCCCAAGTCTCCTCTTATATTTCAGTAAGTGTCTGCTATTCTGAAATGGTTCCATGAGTGCTATTATGTCAAACTTGTGTTGTCTTTGTAAATTTACCAATCTCTAAAAGGCCTGTTGAGTATTAACAGACCTAATGTTCCATATAAGTGCCTTAATAATCATTTACCCTTTGTTGAAGCAGTCCTCCTTGTTGAAGTCCTCTTGGCTTGAATGACATCCTGATTCTTATTCTTTTTTCCACTCTTAGCTAGAGCTTTTGGAGAAATTCCTGTCTCTCTAgctatcttgtgaatattattagCCCTATCTTCATTTTGTTTGTCCTCCTCCAACTGTTGCAACTCCTCTGTAGCCTTCAATAATTCAGTTACTGTTACTTTGTGAGCAACAATATCTTGTAATACTGCATTTGGGTGTGACACTGCTGGTTGATTTACTAACTGTTTTTCCTGAACTGCTGCAGCCAGTTGCTTTGTCATCTCAATACCATCAGTCAGGTGGTTGCTATCCTCAGAATCTGCATGTCCCAAGTGATTATTAGCTTTCTCCTTTTCTCCAGTTGAAATGAAAGAAGACTCCACTACTGTTTCATTCAAGTCTATCCCCATATTGTGTTGCATTGCTTCAGCTGCTGCAGGATTTTCAGTAATTCTACTAACTTGCTGTTTTTCTGATggtttgttattgttgtttgtggATTTTGTATGCATATCAAGCACTGGTTCAGATGCATCAGTGGGATGCTGCTGTGCAGGACTATTGCCAATCACTTCAGTTTCATCAGGTGGTTTCTTTTCTGTTATGCAAATTTCAGTATTATCTGCTCCCTTATCATACTTGTCATTGTCTTCTCTCACCCCAACAGATTTAGTGAAGGAAGCACAAGAAGAAACTTCCTGAAACTTGTTTCCCAAATCCTGTTGATTGCCTTCTCCATCCATTGTTGTAGTCTTACTAttcacaagactctactagacacgactcgtagacacttcctaggactgaactgctctgataccacttttgtcacgacccagctaggggccgtgacaggtacccggggctaactaccgagcaccgctcgtgccatcacttattaagcttatttagcaatcatttatccgattcatgcttaatttataataaaatctattttcatttagaaacgaaatgcctttatacatacgagcccttaggctagcaaaataatgtacacacacacacacacacacacacacacacacacacacacatatatatatatatatatatatatatatatatatatatatatatatatatacataataaccatgccatgaaaccacacgccCCCcttcgagtatctacgagcctctaagagatgacacctacaactgtacacaaaagaatcatcataggcacctccgggacaatggagggcttccaatcagctagcagcctctaagaatccggagcaagatctcctccctgtctacctgtgggcatgaacacaacgtccatagaaaaaggacgtcagtacgaatattgtactgagtatgttaggcaggaatgaaataaacaaacataatagaaagatcacgagtcatgggacaaagatataacctgcacacatgtcataggcaatcgtattactatcatatttcacattttacacaatcatagtacccaagttatcacatcccatacatcatcacgtacgtcatcatatacctcatcacatcataatctgtatcgttacccgcgtccgggtaaccctcatatgccgcccactagtggtgatcatgcccggccctctcggctcggtgta
Above is a genomic segment from Lycium barbarum isolate Lr01 chromosome 12, ASM1917538v2, whole genome shotgun sequence containing:
- the LOC132624212 gene encoding uncharacterized protein LOC132624212; translated protein: MESIIPTLISSNQSGFVKGRSIFENILLTQEIVSDIRLRGKPANVVIKQDMAKAYDRVFFQSSRGVKQGDRLSPTLFLLSAEVLSRALNSLFSDSRFIGYGIPKWSYPMNHLACADDTIIFTSADTYSLRCIMQILRKYEQVSGQVINNDKISFYMFSKVGTKLVQRVGEITGFSKGRFPFIYLGCSIFHARKKKVYYSDLIKKVKGRLHSWKRKLLSFGGKAVLIRSVLQSMPIHFLSVLAPP